Within Runella rosea, the genomic segment GCTCAATAGCTTGGTTTTGCTCGCTTCCCAGCTTGAATTTATGTGGCAGGGAAATCCTGATTTTTGGGGCAAACATTCGCCCGTTTTGTTTCCGATTGTGGGAGGACTAAAAGACAATACTTACTACTTTAAAGGGAATGCCTACACCCTTCCCCGCCACGGGTTTGCCCGTGAAAAAACCTTTGTGGTGGAGCAGCAACAAAGCGATTCAGTTACGTTTTTGTTGACCCACGACGAAACTACATTGGCCGTGTACCCGTTTGAATTTGCGTTTCGGGTTCGGTATTCGTTGTTAAACAATCAATTGAAGGTTAGCTATTTGGTAGAAAATACAAACAATGATGCACTGTGGTTTTCGGTAGGAGCGCACCCCGCGTTTAAAGTGCCGTTGGTAGAAGGAACGCAGTATAATGACTATCTTCTGAGTTTCAATCAATCCGAAGACTGGGCGCGTTGGCCGTTGACGCCCGAAGGGTTGGTTGAAAAAACGCCCGTTTTGCTGGCGAAGCAAACAACGGATTTGCCGCTGACCAAAGAACTATTCTACGAAGACGCGCTGGTCTTTAAAAACTATCGTTCCGACAGTGTGGTGCTGCACACGCCCAAATCCTCGCATTCGCTACAATTTGATTTTCCCCATTTTCCTTATCTCGGCATTTGGGCCGCCAAAAACGCCGACTTCGTTTGCATCGAACCCTGGTGCGGCATCGCCGATTCGGCGGACCACAACCAAGATATTACTAAAAAAGAAGGCATTATTCAGTTGGCGGCCAAAGAACATTTTGAGCGGAGTTGGACGGTGACGTTGGGATGACAATTTACTAAGTTGAGTGCTATGCGATTACCTTTGAAGATAATTGTCGTATTCTGCTATTTTTAAGCGCAGTCGGTTTTCCAAAAAAATATTGCCCCCGTTTAGTGCTTCTAAAATGATGATTGCTTCTTTTTGGTAGTCTATTTTTTTTGCATTGCTCCAATGACTCGGTGGCATTTGCATATTTGTAATTCTATCGGCTAATTTTACAGCCCAAGTTTCTTTTTGCAGTTTCTTTATTCGGTTCAGGCTATCGGTCATTTTCTCCGATTTTGGCAACTCATTATTTTTTGTTAAAGCTAAAACAGCTTCGGCAATCCTAGCGCCAAATTCAGCACTAAGCTCCTCCAAAGTGGTGGTTGTATCCTCTAAAGTATCGTGTAAAAGCGCTACCTGAATGGCAAAATCTACATCAAAATTTGGGGAGTTTTGCGCTGCAATCAAAATCTCCATCGCCACGTTACTCAAGTGTACAACATACGGAAGGGGGGTGCCTGGTACCGTCTGATTTTGCTCCAAATGTTTTAAAGTGGCAAACTTTATAGCTTTTTGATAATAGGATTGTGTTTGCATTTAGAACGATTTTTTAGCTTCTATATGATTCTCCAAAACATAGTTAAAATATACGGTTTGGCTTTCATGTGTAGGCTTAGTGGTGCGATAAAATTCAATAGCCTCTTCATCCACTTGGTCAGCAAATACAAAGACTTCTTCAAATCCTTGTTGTTGACAATAGGACTTGAAGAAATCAATTATTCTTTTCCCAATACCTTGCCTTTGATAGTCTCTCAACACTGCCAAGTCGTAAATAAACGCCAATGGTTTCGTAGAATAATAGGGGTCAAGGATATAAACGGTCATACCTGCAACGATTGTACTAGCTTGCTTAGCTGTTACTGCGAGAAAATTGGGACTTTTCAGTAGTTTATTTAAGTGATTTTCGTTTGGGTAAATAAATTCGTCCATTTCAAATACCTTCTGAAAAACCGAAATTAATTCAGTCATTTCGCCTATCTGTTGCTCTGTTAGTATTTGAATATCTATTTTCATTATGGTATATTTTCTTAAATATCAGCGCAAAATATTGATCATTTAAGTACCCTTCTCCAGCATTCCTTCTAGCACCTGCCACACATTTTCGGCCACGATTTTTGCCCCGATGGCGTTGGGGTGGATGCCGTCTTTTTGGTTCAACTTTACTTCACCACCTACGTTTTCGAGGAGGAAAGGAATGAGTGCTACCTTGTTTTTCTGGGCCAACTCGGGGTAAATTACTTTGAATTCGTCGGCGTATTTTTTGCCCATGCTGGGTGGCACCTGCATACCCGCTAAAACAATCTTGGCTTCGGGGTATTTGGCTTTCACCTTGTCAATCATGGATTGGAGGTTTTTGCGGGTTTCAGTGGCGGGAATCCCGCGCAGACCGTCGTTGCCGCCCAATTCAAGAATGAAAATATCAACGGGGTTTTTCAGCACCCAATCCAAACGGCTGTTGCCGCCCGAAGTAGTCTCGCCGCTGACGCCCGCATTCACGATTTTATAAGGTAATTTGAGCGAATCCAACCGATTTTGGAGCTGTGCAGGGTACGATTCTGAAGGCTCCAGACCGTAGCCGGCGGTGAGGCTATTGCCAAAAATGAGGATGTTCTTAACGGTTTTTACGGGTGTAGCGGGGCTGCTTTTGGCCGCGGATGTTTGCGCATCCGAGGGTTTTTCGTTGTTGGTACAGGCCACAAAGGCAAACATCAAAAAATAAAGCAGGCAGATTGAAACTATTTTAGGCATAATGTATTTTGATTAGAATACTGATATAAAATAAACTCATGCAAAGTCGTATAAGTTTCTGAAACACTGTCGTTTCTTTGCTCCTTTGCAGCTTGGCGTGAATTCTAAACATAGACTATGGCAAATATACTTCATCTTCATCAGGTTGGGAAAGTTTATCGGAGTGGTAATCGAGATTTAAAAGTACTGGATGACGTCAATTTTTCGGTCGAAGCAGGCTCTACGCTTTCGATTGTAGGGCCGTCGGGCAGTGGAAAAACAACTTTACTTGGTCTTTGTGCGGGATTGGACCGCGCTTCGAGCGGACAGGTTGAATTGAACGGCATCGGTCTAAATCAACTCAACGAAGATGAATTGGCGTCGGTCAGGAATCGTTACATTGGGTTTATTTTTCAAAATTTTCAACTCATGCCCACCCTCACGGCGCTCGAAAACGTGATGGTGCCGCTAGAATTGCGCGGTGAAAAAAATGTTCGCAGTCGCGCCTTGGACTTGCTAGATAAGGTGGGTTTGGCCG encodes:
- a CDS encoding HD domain-containing protein, producing MQTQSYYQKAIKFATLKHLEQNQTVPGTPLPYVVHLSNVAMEILIAAQNSPNFDVDFAIQVALLHDTLEDTTTTLEELSAEFGARIAEAVLALTKNNELPKSEKMTDSLNRIKKLQKETWAVKLADRITNMQMPPSHWSNAKKIDYQKEAIIILEALNGGNIFLENRLRLKIAEYDNYLQR
- a CDS encoding aldose 1-epimerase family protein, producing the protein MITIQNADLQVTINPKGAELNSLVLLASQLEFMWQGNPDFWGKHSPVLFPIVGGLKDNTYYFKGNAYTLPRHGFAREKTFVVEQQQSDSVTFLLTHDETTLAVYPFEFAFRVRYSLLNNQLKVSYLVENTNNDALWFSVGAHPAFKVPLVEGTQYNDYLLSFNQSEDWARWPLTPEGLVEKTPVLLAKQTTDLPLTKELFYEDALVFKNYRSDSVVLHTPKSSHSLQFDFPHFPYLGIWAAKNADFVCIEPWCGIADSADHNQDITKKEGIIQLAAKEHFERSWTVTLG
- a CDS encoding ABC transporter ATP-binding protein is translated as MANILHLHQVGKVYRSGNRDLKVLDDVNFSVEAGSTLSIVGPSGSGKTTLLGLCAGLDRASSGQVELNGIGLNQLNEDELASVRNRYIGFIFQNFQLMPTLTALENVMVPLELRGEKNVRSRALDLLDKVGLADRGHHYPTQLSGGEQQRVSLARAFSNQPQILFADEPTGNLDAETGVKVEKLLFDLNKESGTTLILVTHNLELAAKTQRIIRIKGGKILSDTLTA
- a CDS encoding GNAT family N-acetyltransferase — encoded protein: MKIDIQILTEQQIGEMTELISVFQKVFEMDEFIYPNENHLNKLLKSPNFLAVTAKQASTIVAGMTVYILDPYYSTKPLAFIYDLAVLRDYQRQGIGKRIIDFFKSYCQQQGFEEVFVFADQVDEEAIEFYRTTKPTHESQTVYFNYVLENHIEAKKSF
- a CDS encoding arylesterase, with the translated sequence MPKIVSICLLYFLMFAFVACTNNEKPSDAQTSAAKSSPATPVKTVKNILIFGNSLTAGYGLEPSESYPAQLQNRLDSLKLPYKIVNAGVSGETTSGGNSRLDWVLKNPVDIFILELGGNDGLRGIPATETRKNLQSMIDKVKAKYPEAKIVLAGMQVPPSMGKKYADEFKVIYPELAQKNKVALIPFLLENVGGEVKLNQKDGIHPNAIGAKIVAENVWQVLEGMLEKGT